The following are from one region of the Capsicum annuum cultivar UCD-10X-F1 chromosome 1, UCD10Xv1.1, whole genome shotgun sequence genome:
- the LOC107839593 gene encoding probable glycosyltransferase STELLO1, which translates to MMVQDHSSPKTSKTLYLKHKVTHYSDTKNLDFSTWVSENSGKLLVASLLTISVAALFYFRTASVPTSTLCFQNSHQSRPQEPKLPKLDLDSVQPILDKSSPFSSFHSEQWIVVSVSDYPSSSLQSLVRLKGWQVLAIGNSRTPKDWNLKGAIYLSLEQQASLGFRVVDFLPYDSYVRKSVGYLFAIQHGAQRIFDADDRGEVIGGDLGKHFDLELDGATAKKQKILQYSLEIENKTVVNPYIHFGQRSVWPRGLPLESVGFVNHEEFYTEVSGGRQYIQQGISNGLPDVDSVFYSTRKVGSEALDIVFDEHAPKVALPQSLMVPINSFNTLFHYNAFWSLMLPVSVSTMASDVLRGYWAQRLLWEIDGFVVVYPPTIHRDDKVEAYPFSDEKDLHVNVGRLIKFLVSWRSEKQRLFEKILKLSHSMALEGFWSENDVKFTAAWLQDLAAVGYQQPRLMKVQLDLQKTTVQRGEKKEFVPRKLPSVHLGVEESGTVNYEIGNLIRWRKNFGNVVLIMFVTGPVQQTALEWRLLYGRIFKTVVILSTQADADLAVEQGQLDQVYKYLPRIFERFNSTEGFLFLQDNTILNYWNLLQADKSKLWIANKVPTSRNMINGKDSSWFVKQAELVKKVVSTMPVHLQVNYKESGPTDQSIALCGSEVFYVPRRFVQDFVDLVDLVGDLDIHQKIAVPMFFMAMDLPQNFDTLLNKMVYKTGASSTNLLKLYSAQVPAVHPFVVSTESKFIKLIRLMAAGDPLLMELV; encoded by the exons ATGATGGTTCAAGATCATTCATCTCCTAAAACCTCAAAAACCCTTTATCTGAAACACAAAGTTACACATTATTCTGACACTAAGAATCTTGATTTTTCCACATGGGTATCTGAGAACTCTGGTAAACTACTTGTTGCTTCTCTATTGACAATTAGTGTGGCAGCCCTCTTCTACTTTCGTACCGCTAGTGTACCCACCTCAACACTATGCTTCCAAAATTCCCACCAAAGTCGGCCTCAGGAACCAAAGTTACCAAAACTTGATCTTGATTCAGTACAGCCTATTTTAGATAAGTCCTCTCCGTTTTCATCGTTTCATTCGGAGCAATGGATTGTTGTTTCTGTATCAGATTACCCCTCTAGTTCACTCCAAAGTCTTGTTAGGTTAAAGGGTTGGCAAGTTCTTGCAATAGGCAATTCAAGAACCCCGAAAGATTGGAACTTAAAAGgtgctatatatctttctttggAACAACAAGCGAGTTTGGGGTTTAGGGTGGTGGATTTCCTTCCTTACGATTCTTATGTGAGGAAGAGTGTTGGGTATCTTTTTGCTATTCAACATGGTGCACAGAGAATATTTGATGCTGATGATCGCGGGGAAGTGATCGGTGGGGATCTTGGGAAACATTTTGATTTGGAGTTGGATGGTGCCACTGCTAAGAAGCAGAAGATTTTGCAGTATAGCCTTGAGATTGAGAATAAGACTGTTGTCAATCCTTATATACATTTTGGCCAAAGGTCAGTTTGGCCCAGAGGATTGCCACTGGAAAGTGTTGGTTTTGTAAATCATGAAGAATTCTATACTGAAGTGTCTGGAGGACGACAGTACATACAGCAGGGAATATCAAATGGGCTACCTGATGTTGATTCAGTTTTTTATTCGACAAGGAAGGTTGGATCAGAAGCACttgatattgtatttgatgaacaTGCCCCCAAAGTGGCATTGCCTCAAAGTCTAATGGTGCCAATCAATTCATTCAACACGTTGTTTCACTATAATGCATTTTGGTCATTGATGCTTCCAGTGTCAGTCAGCACTATGGCTTCTGATGTCTTAAGAGGTTACTGGGCACAAAGGTTGTTATGGGAGATCGATGGCTTTGTTGTGGTGTATCCTCCTACAATACATAGAGATGACAAAGTTGAAGCATACCCATTTTCAGACGAGAAAGATTTGCATGTAAATGTGGGTCGCTTGATCAAATTTTTGGTTTCTTGGAGATCTGAGAAGCAAAGATTGTTTGAGAAAATCTTAAAATTGAGCCATTCAATGGCATTAGAGGGGTTTTGGAGTGAGAATGATGTCAAATTTACAGCTGCATGGTTGCAAGACTTGGCTGCTGTAGGGTATCAACAGCCTAGACTGATGAAAGTACAATTGGATCTCCAAAAGACAACTGTTCAACGTGGAGAAAAAAAGGAATTTGTCCCCCGAAAACTACCTTCTGTACATCTTGGGGTTGAGGAATCAGGTACAGTGAATTATGAAATCGGGAACTTGATAAGGTGGAGGAAGAATTTTGGCAATGTTGTGctaattatgtttgttactggGCCCGTGCAACAAACTGCATTAGAATGGAGATTGTTATATGGCAGGATCTTCAAAACTGTGGTTATTCTGTCAACACAAGCTGATGCAGATCTTGCCGTTGAGCAAGGACAATTGGATCAAGTATACAA GTATCTTCCAAGAATATTCGAAAGATTCAATAGCACAGAAGGATTTCTCTTCCTACAAGACAATACAATTTTGAACTACTGGAACCTTTTGCAAGCCGACAAATCTAAGTTGTGGATCGCCAATAAG GTGCCTACATCTCGAAACATGATCAACGGGAAGGACTCTTCATGGTTCGTAAAGCAAGCAGAATTGGTGAAGAAAGTGGTAAGCACAATGCCGGTTCACCTCCAAGTCAACTATAAGGAGAGTGGCCCAACTGACCAGAGCATCGCCTTGTGCGGCTCTGAGGTGTTCTACGTTCCTCGACGTTTCGTACAGGACTTCGTTGACCTTGTAGACTTAGTTGGTGATCTTGATATACACCAGAAGATTGCTGTACCCATGTTCTTCATGGCCATGGATTTACCTCAGAATTTTGATACGTTGCTGAATAAAATGGTTTATAAGACAGGAGCATCTTCTACCAATTTGTTGAAACTGTATTCTGCTCAAGTACCAGCTGTGCACCCGTTCGTTGTTTCCACTGAATCTAAATTTATAAAGTTGATAAGGCTCATGGCAGCAGGTGATCCTTTGCTGATGGAATTGGTTTAG